The following coding sequences lie in one Spea bombifrons isolate aSpeBom1 chromosome 5, aSpeBom1.2.pri, whole genome shotgun sequence genomic window:
- the ZNF804B gene encoding zinc finger protein 804B, whose translation MACYYLVISSTHLSNGHFRSIKGVFRGPLRKSGTTLQGYAEKGKSIANALEDLKANFYCELCDKQYHKHHEFDNHINSYDHAHKQRLKELKQREFARNVASKSWKDEKKQERALKRLHQLAELRKQPDCVSDEGPIFKTPRLRGPQGSFFTRKDERLTGSRCTVLCKGEPVTSSSITENKQDILFGRDVLKNSRCCFVGNQTQLPFSNISNVNNRASISFCFSKKALLKLDSSASVFNESTEDVNECNQLLNNKAKQMSVSFRHYAHLDENATEDSTLTDQHKASTGIHDDVPANMETFMDSESCSRIEKPQSEIQQSDETVELHSSDVSCKDILKQTETDDCPRLDITSATSETVQSQEETSVPDKWPNKHTVADAILIEQLSQLLSQKHSESEPSSSSNTEKLDDTDKVPKENPEKASSEAMNNNNVQTKALSCLNVLSKDGTTNLKWPTELVLYTKTEPSISYACNPLYFDFKCSPKSKCTKINERVTNSYEEHEKWNNKNGGKNSTITVDKAMENGKDSHSDAKREKYSLMEGGSESFNNYRLTKEFTQKATLRNSAQTSAHHNASQTCIVQESNHSRKRKRSFRGHPDKSRVCHGHNKNNSISKDDSKSEHRKCLNYNQLNWIDSGDLTNLGSSHKNQCRNHNEKCHCEHSFSSQDFGRCSDSESDMSSVSYRGSSYSQMSSSSSDSMQSDSSDSSERSKCKHGYHHKSRKCFRKREDCIPDKYKVLSESDFISDTSDTKQKCRSRNLDLSRKHNILRSSKYFINEHQPRKKCKSSESDNVKETLCLNQVSSCEDINPTSNSVGALSKERTYTVASETSVPNQVSFMESETNEASYKCYSENMVSVPGNCRGDNSENIVKHIIVNERKTLIAELHLEHGTQAEEKEIPSRDYSEDCSMKLNDHSERYFPVEFPQSKASNESSDKQDTVDTVINKIDNSDEAPTFKVTVTKNNDHCVFEDVIHMGNGCQTQNYEGPVPVGEQSRQLISEVQPLMQSSDPVHLKLSCGLPFLRHSGGTDLPETKEEHKRLRLHNVNKKPSPVEGNGKFHYDSTMQDFNKTDSNQRVIYKSASPSLAQQPVTFSPDEVDKYRLLQLQAQQHMQKQLLSKHFKALPTNGPSVFSTAQAIQPVSVQQHPSVTTIHHAVMQRYAVTASMQSQVNHIPLPHLNPIPQAQFSPVALSSITPTLFPAHPALLTGHPLHLVSATAIHPSHLTIHTIPHTAFIPAIFTPHPSTGIHPAVQLHPFIHPLFPGHDFHIHSRPSHPH comes from the exons AGACTGAAGGAATTAAAACAAAGGGAATTCGCCCGAAATGTTGCTTCAAAGTCCTGGAAAGATGAAAAGAAACAAGAAAGAGCACTCAAACGTCTCCATCAGCTCGCTGAACTGCGTAAACAGCCAGACTG CGTTTCAGATGAGGGTCCAATATTTAAAACACCTAGGCTAAGAGGACCACAAGGATCTTTTTTCACACGCAAAGATGAGAGACTTACAGGTTCCAGATGTACAGTTTTGTGTAAAGGAGAACCGGTGACCAGTAGCAGCATTACAGAGAATAAACAAGACATTTTATTTGGCAGAGATGTCCTGAAAAACAGCAGATGCTGCTTTGTTGGAAACCAAACCCAACTACCTTTCTCAAATATCAGCAATGTCAACAACAGGGCAAGTATTTCTTTTTGCTTCTCTAAAAAAGCTTTACTGAAGCTGGATTCTTCTGCATCAGTTTTCAACGAAAGCACTGAAGATGTAAATGAATGCAACCAGCTCCTCAACAATAAAGCAAAGCAAATGTCTGTTAGCTTTAGACACTATGCACACTTGGATGAGAATGCAACAGAGGACAGCACTTTGACGGACCAACATAAAGCAAGCACAGGTATTCATGACGATGTGCCTGCAAACATGGAGACATTTATGGACAGTGAGAGCTGTAGTAGGATTGAAAAACCACAAAGTGAAATTCAGCAATCAGATGAAACAGTAGAACTACACTCTTCAGATGTAAGTTGCAAGGATATTCTGAAACAAACAGAAACGGATGATTGTCCGAGGCTTGATATAACTTCTGCAACTTCAGAGACAGTCCAAAGCCAAGAGGAAACCTCTGTGCCAGATAAATGGCCCAACAAGCACACAGTTGCAGATGCAATATTGATAGAGCAACTATCACAGTTACTGTCACAAAAACATAGTGAATCTGAGCCAAGCAGCAgttcaaacacagaaaaactaGATGATACTGATAAGGTCCCCAAGGAAAATCCAGAAAAGGCATCTAGTGAagctatgaataataataatgtccaaACCAAGGCTTTGTCATGTCTAAACGTTCtaagcaaagatggcactactAATCTGAAGTGGCCCACAGAACTTGTTCTCTATACAAAGACTGAGCCATCGATATCATATGCATGCAATccattatattttgattttaaatgTTCTCCCAAAAGTAAATGTACAAAGATAAATGAAAGAGTTACAAATAGCTATGAAGAACATGAAAAATGGAACAataaaaatgggggaaaaaactcaACAATAACTGTTGACAAAGCAATGGAAAATGGGAAAGACAGTCACTCAGACGCAAAACGagaaaaatatagtttaatGGAAGGAGGTTCTGaatcatttaataattataGATTAACAAAAGAATTTACACAAAAAGCTACTTTACGTAATTCAGCCCAAACTTCTGCCCACCACAATGCTTCACAGACTTGTATTGTTCAAGAAAGTAACCATTCTCGAAAACGAAAAAGATCATTCCGTGGCCACCCAGACAAAAGTAGAGTTTGTCAtggacataataaaaataactcaatTTCTAAAGATGATTCAAAAAGTGAACATCGTAAGTGTTTAAATTATAACCAGCTAAATTGGATAGATAGTGGTGACCTTACGAATTTAGGCAGCTCACACAAAAATCAGTGTAGGAATCACAATGAAAAATGTCATTGTGAACACAGCTTTTCTTCGCAAGATTTCGGAAGATGTTCAGACTCTGAAAGTGATATGAGTTCTGTAAGTTATAGAGGATCATCATATTCACAAATGTCTTCATCAAGCAGTGACTCCATGCAATCAGATTCTTCAGACTCTAGTGAAAGGTCAAAGTGCAAACATGGATACCATCATAAATCAAGAAAATGTTTTCGAAAAAGAGAAGATTGCATACCAGACAAGTACAAAGTTCTTTCTGAAAGTGACTTTATTTCTGAtacttctgatacaaagcaaaaatgtagaTCAAGAAACCTTGATCTATCTAGGAAGCACAACATATTGAGgagttcaaaatattttataaatgaacaTCAACctaggaaaaaatgtaaaagcagTGAAAGTGACAACGTTAAAGAAACATTGTGTTTAAACCAAGTGAGCAGCTGTGAAGATATAAATCCTACGTCTAATAGTGTTGGCGCTTTATCTAAAGAAAGAACTTACACTGTGGCATCAGAAACAAGTGTTCCTAACCAAGTGAGCTTTATGGAAAGTGAAACAAACGAGGCATCGTATAAATGTTATTCTGAAAACATGGTGTCTGTTCCAGGTAACTGTAGAGGCGACAATTCAGAAAATATTGTGAAGCATATCATAGTGAATGAAAGAAAAACTTTAATTGCAGAGTTGCATTTAGAACACGGCACGCAAGCAGAAGAAAAGGAAATTCCTTCCAGGGATTATTCGGAGGATTGTAGTATGAAATTAAACGACCATTCTGAAAGATACTTTCCTGTTGAATTTCCCCAGTCAAAAGCTAGCAACGAAAGTAGCGATAAGCAAGACACTGTTGATACAGTAATAAACAAAATCGACAATAGTGATGAAGCACCTACTTTCAAAGTAACGGTCACCAAGAACAATGATCATTGTGTTTTTGAGGATGTAATCCATATGGGCAATGGATGTCAAACCCAGAACTATGAAGGACCAGTTCCTGTTGGGGAGCAATCGAGGCAGTTAATTAGTGAAGTGCAACCACTTATGCAAAGCTCTGACCCAGTTCATCTTAAACTATCATGTGGTTTGCCCTTTCTTAGACATTCAGGGGGGACTGATTTACCAGAGACCAAAGAGGAACATAAGAGACTGAGGCTacacaatgtaaataaaaaaccaAGCCCTGTAGAAGGAAATGGGAAATTTCATTATGATAGTACTATGCAGGACTTCAATAAAACAGACAGCAATCAAAGGGTAATTTATAAATCTGCATCCCCTTCGCTAGCACAACAACCAGTAACATTTTCACCAGATGAAGTAGATAAATATAGGCTATTGCAGCTACAGGCGCAGCAGCATATGCAGAAACAACTCTTATCAAAGCATTTTAAAGCTTTACCCACCAATGGGCCTTCTGTTTTCTCTACTGCACAAGCTATTCAGCCAGTATCTGTTCAGCAACACCCGTCTGTCACCACCATTCACCATGCTGTCATGCAACGTTATGCTGTTACGGCTTCCATGCAGTCACAAGTGAACCACAttcctctgccccatctcaaTCCCATCCCTCAGGCTCAGTTTTCTCCTGTTGCCCTTTCTTCAATAACACCTACCCTCTTTCCAGCACACCCAGCACTCCTTACTGGACACCCACTGCATTTAGTCTCTGCTACAGCAATTCATCCTTCACATCTGACTATCCACACCATTCCGCACACCGCCTTTATCCCTGCAATCTTCACTCCACATCCCAGCACAGGAATCCATCCTGCTGTCCAGCTGCATCCATTTATTCACCCACTGTTTCCAGGCCATGATTTTCATATTCATTCTAGACCAAGTCACCCCCACTAA